Part of the Mangifera indica cultivar Alphonso chromosome 4, CATAS_Mindica_2.1, whole genome shotgun sequence genome, tttaaaaattaatataatattaatttgacaaTACACTaaatctttgggtgggaataagactTTTAGCCTTTACTTTAAAGTCGCATCCTAACAAAATGGGGCCTACATTAAATTCCTAAACTAGTGGCGGCTACACCATCCTGGGTTTACTGAAGTCGTGACCAGCGTAGTAGAAAAATTCCAcacttcaaattcaaagggtagcactgaaaattgaaaataaacataatattgtCAATTGGCGGAATGGGTCATGGACATCATGGCATACATTTTATTTATGACAGATGCACTCATGCACGCATAGCCATGTAAAAGGGATATGAGAGGGAGACAAGTGGGTTACGCAAGTAAAGCTGAATGGACCAAGGAGGATGGGCTGTATCCTTCAGTTTTCCCGCCCTAGGTGCTGACGTGGAGCACACCGCCTCATTTTCCCGCCCACAATGCCTAATTTGTTGGCCTCACTTCAAATCAGATTTTGACACGCGCCACTATAGTGACAACTGTCTGACATCTGTTGGTTTTTGATGGAATTGAGAGCCGCGCAGTTGATGTGTGTCAGTAATAGGGTTGAAAATGCCGGTTTCGTGgcaacttttctttttcttttttttttttgtttactcttgcctttttcatttatttttctttattaaaaccaatttctctataatatttaaGATTGATGTTGCGGCTGTGAGTCTTCTGTCATTTCGTTGTTGTTCGTCAACATGATCACATGAACTAAAAATTAggataagattaaattattaaaattgacaaaattctGCCATTTTTTATAtcccattttattttttatattaaaaatactgatttatttatttttattaaagaactcaattttataatttctgacaccaaaataaattaatgatataaaaatttctagttatttatgtataatgaCATAGATAGTTattagttaatataaatatttaagggTCAGTGTGgataattttaatgttatgcaagataattaattttttttcaaatttatttgcataaaaactataaaatttattcagaaTAAACAAAGCATAATGATTAAAGatcattcataaattaatttaatatttcaatattaaatattaatttaatattcaacttaaaaaattattattattattattataaaataacaaaacaaaccaagtttttcttattttagaaatgttttgtttattttatatgtgtttttgtgaaaataaatttggataaaaattataatttaagtttttgtgtGCTGAAAATGTTTATGTTAACGTACTAATTGTCTATGCCATTACATAAATTAGTTacattgtgtattcaaaatgacCCTGTCAATATTATTAATAGGAAAAACtcagttatatcatttttatttagtattattaaaattgagttgatagtttaatatatttaataaaaaatagtaaaattttggtttattagatataaaaatcGAAAAGTGTCctttcatgaaaatttttaaaattcaattactCCACAAAAAAAAGTTAGAAGTATGTATTTTTACCATCATACTACTAAATactaatatttcaaatataatgatacattatcataatttgattaattagaaagaaaaaaattacaaataatgagaaAACATTTAAAGTATAATCCTGCATCAAGATTAACATCTCATTAGATAatagtgaaaaaatatatataactaaaaccTTTACactaatattcatatatttatcaatcCAATTACGAGcataaataatttacataattttatacgtaaataataacatgtgactatatgattgagtattattttatttctaatttaaaattactcaattacataatgatatgtcattggTTACATATAGAATTCTATATTTTGTAGATACATATAACACTGTTCTTTacttatttcaaattattattatttttaattattaaaattattagttactCTTCCATTTCAAACAAACACAAATGTTTTGGGAACTCAAAATATAAAGcttcaagaagaaaaaaccaTACTGGAGACTAGAGATTTGTCTTAAAACTGTAAATTTTTcttagaaaatatcaaacaGCATTCgaagaattatttttatattatttatcgttATAATATGTGAAATAAATAGTACACCCTTCTGCCGTAGATGATAGTGTCACTTTCACAAAACTTTGGGtgtaaagaaaacttaaaaaaaaaaaaaaacccacacaGCATATGAACAATTATGGGTCGGACATACATTCCTTAAACTAACGCTGGATAGGCCCAAACTTAGAAGTTTGGGTTGCGAGAGACGAATGATTTATAGCAAACTTCCTTTTGAGAAGATaattttgggaaattttaaaagcaTCTAGATCTGTCTCGCTGATAGAAAAGACATTGAAGCTGACCTCTTAATAAATAGCATATTTGTATTAACACGTGAACATATGCGAATTCACCAAGAATTGTGAAGTTATGTTACCTATTGGTTCCCCTAGAAGTAGTAAGTgggtttaaatttaattaattaagtattgaaagtttttatttgataattgatCAATTTTCAAAGGCCACAAACCCAGAAACATAGTAGTAGCTGAACATACGGATCGAATGCCTCATCTTCcccttcaaaaacaaaataaagtagAATCTGCAATTCATGatatatctttatcttttctattttaaatttaattattcaatccaCCATTTCTCTAAGTGTACAAACAGAGGGTCGAGGTATTCAGAAAAGAAAGATGCCTAAATACTGTGGAACTGGCTTCGTAGCAACCTATTTGGTCAGAGACCCTACTTGTGCAAGGCCATGTTATTCGAACAACTGTTGGAGCTCCAGGTAAGTATTTATTACTCATTAAATTTCACCTTCTCTTATTTACCAACGCAAAATTCATTGCTTTCACTTTCTTATATATTGAATTGACTATGAATAGTATGGTAATTTTACTACAAAACTACTCttaatttcatcttctgcttctttgtctaattaattttgaaagctGACTTGTTACTGGAAGGAAGCTGAATTTGATGAGGCAATTCAAGATGTTGATGGGGTATTCCCTACTGCCTCACCTGTACTCGTTGCAAACGATCACAACACTCATGCATGTTTCCTATCCATATGCAATAACAATGATTTCTGCACAAATTTAAACATGGTATAGGGTCATTCAAAAACCCATATGCGAAAACATTGCAGGCAATATTGATAGATATATCCATGCATAAAGCTGGGAACCATGAATGTACTGAGCTCCTGCAAGAAAGCAGAAAGTGTGAAAAGTGTTTGTTCTCACCCCTTCATTCTCTTCAATAAGATACCTATGATGTTCAACAAGTTTCTCCTCTTAATGAATCACATTGGTGCGATCCTGAATTTTGCAAACGCTACAATGTAACATCTCTTACactaaatcatcaaatcattGATTGCAAAAGCATAAATTCTATCTAAATATTTCATCAACCACTGGCTTATGTAGCTCTGGTACGCATACTCAAAGAATATAGAATAGCAAAGGATTCCGGGATCGATTTAAAGGCTAGAATTCCATtgttttttatgtcattttctgCTTCATATACTAGGAAAAAATGTCGTTTCATTTATAAGATGCGGGAAAAAGATGCTATATGCCATGATTTCTTTACAAGGTTTCCGAGGTGAATATCCAAACTTTACAGTGGGGTGCTTTCACATAGACGATGTAATTGCTGTTCTTGCTTTCTCTATAGAGGTAAAAAAAAGCATCAGGTAGGCTTATTTGCTCAAGCTCAGTAGCTTATTGCTAGCAAATCATTGAGATGCTCGgagctagggctggattcgagccgagccagctcgagctcgagctcggctcggcttggttcgagcccgaaatgagccgggctctgctcggctttatcgagctcgagctggctcgggttggctcgatagattttttttttattttttatacaaaacgacgtcgttttgatccatatatatacacaaaacgatgtcgttttgatatgaaaaacgaatCGAACCGAGCCGTAAAcaagccgagccgagttcaactcgagtcgagctcgagccgaactcgagccgactATAAATAGACCGAGCCGAGCCTGAGCTCAGCttagctcgaatccagccctactcgGAGCCAAGTTTCCAAATTACCCATATGAAAACAAGTGCGTACAACAACATGATGTCATTagacattaattaattatatcttcgcaattaaattgaattaatgatgATGTTGCTTGTCCTAATGTGATTCTTTATGGCTTCGCAGATGTAGCATAGCATGGACACCAGTAAGATAATTGGGTTGGTAATTTGATTCGTTAAAACGTAATTTGATTAAGGAGTGGTTCCATAGGCTCCAGCCTTGGtgacaagttaaaaaaaaacattaaaattcttaattttattataaactattaagtttatttaaaaaaattattaatcttaatgtgtagataatttaaaatccacacttttcaaataaattacGATAAATTAAGGGAGAATGATTACTTTTCATTGCCGTAATGACAAATTCACATCTTAAAAttgaagaacaaaaaattttcctttccaTCATATTCTATCAATAAAActtgttatattttaaagtaaaagcaaacaaaaaaatgaaaatgtacataaaataatatttcgaAAAAACCATCCCCTTACAATAGATTTCAAAATACCACCACAACACCACCATTACCACCACTACCCCCAAAACCTTCAAATGTAGACTCAGTTTTCCCAGATACCATTACCATTTAGGGAAAATGAGTAATTCCCACCTATTTTTTAGACCTATCTCAAATAGTATATCCATAtctgataaaaaattcaagcaCTCACCTATTTTTAAACCGCCGTTAAGTTCTCTGTTAAATAGaaaggtaaaaccgttattttactgtttacattctagttatataattttatcttatttttcccctcgattttaaaaattaacttttactcTCATCCCTGAACTTTGAAAGGTGACTTTCATCCCCCTtcccaaatccctaattttttttcactttccctccgGCCACCGACGACGACATGactggagggagagtgacgagcATCGTTTAAATCTGGATGACACTCATTGAGCTTCACTGGACGACGCTCAACCCTCGTCGTCCAGAATAGACAACAAAACCTCGTCCAGATtggacgatgcttcgtcgtccaATCCAGATCTTTGGACAATGAAGCATCGTCTAGAGATGGTCGACCTCTGGATGAAAATTTCTCTACTGTCGCCGAAAAAAGTGGTTGCATTTCAGggggaaaaataattttttttaaaatttaattcagaagacaaatgttagtttttcaaattaaatgggagaaatgagataaaattttaattttttaatattattgataaaataacaaatttaccccttaaTCTACCAAAAAATATGTGGATAGGTataaacagattaaactttgagtgggtgtttaggtttttcatcagACATGGGTATGCGTTTAAGTTTaggctaaaaaatgggtgggaaatagtgcttttccCTACCATTTATTGCTAGGGTTTCTCAATTTTTTGCAAAGCCTCACGCCTTTTGCTCACTAACAAATGTTAACTCAGTAGGTTATCATCGACCACTCACTGGAGCCTATCTCAACCTCCAGTCGAAGCTCCAAAATATTACCTTAGTTTTCGGTTTCGTTTCTCTTTCAAGCTGTAGCTAACTTATCTTAAAGCAGAAAGTAAACATGTTCTGCTTTAGTAAATAAACTTAGCACTTTACGTGTTCAGACTTAATAAAAAACTCAATCTGATCATATCTGCAAACATTAAGCACAACTGGGAGGATTTGAGAGATGGGTCAAATTCGGAATCGCTTGAGTTATAGCAGTAGAAGCGGACAAGCAATGGTGGATCTAAGGGGCAGGAGCTCATAGCGGCCGAAGAAATCCAGTTCAAGTTGAAGATTCTGGAAAGACAAATTTTGGGTTTCatcactttttttaataataaaaaaacctaacaaaattataattcgaaagaaaatgataacaagtaatttaaaaccaaaccaaataattttttctttttaatgaaaatagatGATAAATGAGTAAATAgaatttttcaacttaaaaaatagaCATCATCGGTTCATCTCAGTCtgaatgggaaatagtcatttattttaaggccaaaggataTATTTCTACCTAAAGATAAGTGTTATTTTAAgtgtttatcaattaattttaaaaaatttaaatatttattaatttttttaattattattatgataaaattattatttaataaaaatatttaaaaaactaaaaatttattatatttctcatcttaaatttaaaaatctaataatttttttctctccacACTATtctctaaagtttaaaaagtgataaattcGCTCTTAATGTTTCAATATTCTTCTCTCTAGTGAACGACCTCTCGGTCAGCTTATCTCTTGCTCTTGGTCGCCATTTCATTCTCCATTGGTTGTCTTCATTTGGATGAAAACGATGAgtcatttttgttaaaaatgaagcCAACTAAATGAGGGTAAAATGACTATTGAGAGATAGAAATAAGTTGATCGGGAGAGAGAACATCAATGGTTGGGAAGTCGTTGTTTGGCAGAGAGAAAAAGATCAAAACTTTAGGggaaatttatcaatttttaaatcttggGTGAgtagaaagaaattttaaatttttaaacttaaagagaagaaatataataaatttttaattttttatatgtttttattaaataaattttttaactttaatagtgactgaaaaattaatagataagtgaatatttaaatatttttaaaattaatatgttggaataagtcttttggctttattTTAAAGACCATTCTAACCGAATGGGGGTTAATTAACTTTCCTAAATTAGCTGGGGCTTAAGGATCGTGGGGATTTCTACAGTCGTAACCAGTCTGGTTGAAAAAACATTCCACGCTTCAAATTGAAAGGGTAGCACTAGCGCTTACACATGAAGAAAACCCATGTAAAAGGGCAATGAGAGGAAGACAAGTGGGTTACGCAAGGGGAGATGAATGGACCCAGGACGCTAGGCTGGATACATCCGCTTATTTTCCCGTCGAAACATCTAATTTCTCGGCCATACATTGAATCATATTTCGACACGCGCCACTTCTGGCAACTGTTCGTTATTGATGGTACCGAAAGTACatgtattataataattttatgattgcAAAAATAACTCcagataattttattgtgaaaaaAGAAAGTATTCATGTAAGGGGATGAAATCGATAATCACTCACTGAactaattaaagtaaaaatttcatCTTAAAAAAGGATGAACTCAGATTGTTTCATagatgaaattttcttttttatcatttaagatatttttaaggtacatttgatttaagaaatatttcattattaaaattagaaaatcatcttaaaaataaattatttaatataaattaaaattatattaaacaaattttgacaaatataaataattattatatttaattaatgataataaaataataataatatattattttatttaaatatatttaattataattattttaaaatatttttatattttatattatattaactaaaaataaaattattttattttaaaaattaataaaaaatataattataataaatttaatatcattttaatactaatataaataaaataataaggtcatgttttatattatctatttctatCACCTAACACAATAAGTAATCTCTAGTTATTACGGTGTGAAAGATTCGCCGAACCTTTTATTACAGAAAGTGGTCTGAAGTTGTGAAGTTTTTCAGTCAAACCGTTCAGTGGCGCAGTGCGTGTGGCTCATGGAACGTTTCACATAACGTGGTTCAGTGTGTGTAGTTTATGGAACGTTTCACATAACGTGGCTCAGCGTGTGTAGTTTATGGAACGTTTCACATCACGTGGCTCTTTTCCTCTTGCTTCTCATCAGTTATGCCAAAAGCCCATTTCCACTTTAATTTCAAAGTGAAGACAAATACGCATTATTacgagattttaaaaaataaaatatttatctataattaaatttttattaaaaatctcaactTTAAATCCCTTCTAACAACAAACAACTCTCacttttaacttaattaatgaTATTAGTAGCAATTCTATCATAACAAAATATCttagttacaaaaaaaaaaaatatcgaTGAgcacattatatttttaataatatttttaaaattgaatcaaactaattaATTCGATCTGTTAaactataaatcaatatataatttgatttgattttacatttaatttaatgtatatataaatattgatttatttgaaattcgATTAAACTTAATAATCCAAAAAAAGATGATatcagagaggaagagagaattTTTTGAAGAACATAAAAGAAGGTAACTATTTATTAGAAAAactcaacaaaaatttaaaaacttgggAGATcgtagtttttttaaattttaattaaaaaattattaattttgaaggattataaaaaaaagataaaattttattttttaatataattaattaaataataattttataattaataaataaattttcaaatttttaaaaatttgacaCCCAAGCAAGAATAGCACGAACATATATGAATAAAGAGACCCCACTTATAGATGAACATATGTGAATAAAGGGACCCCACTTAAGAACGAACATATGTGAATAAAGGGACCCCACTTATAGATGAACATATGTGAATAAAGGGACCCAGTTAAAGACGAACATATATGAATAGATGATGAATATATGTGAATAAAGGGACCCACTTATAGATGAATATATGTGAATAAATGGACCCCACTTATGGACAAACATGTGTAAATAAAGGGATCCCACTTACGGACGAACCTATGTGAATCCCTGTCAATCAAAAGGATCCCACTTATGGACGAACATATGTGAAATAGGCTGGATTTGAGTCGAGTTGAGTTTAATTTACAGCCAGTTCGAATTTGACTCAGTTCATATATGGGTGGCTCGAGCTCGGTTAAGGTCGACTCATATCGGGTTAGAGTTCGGTTTGACTcagttcgactcattttttgttatcaaaacgatatcgtttttaatatatattgatgaaaacaatgtcattttgtataaaaaatttttttaaaaaatctattgaaCCAGCTCAAACTCGGCTCGTTTCAGGCTGGATCGAGCCAAGCTCAtactggctcggctcgagtccagccctataTGTGAATAAAGAGACCCCACTTATGGACGAACCTATGTGAATCCCCGCCAATCAAAAAGGAAAGTGTCGGGTAACAGCCTGCCCATCTTCTCTCGCCTTATATATCCCTGCACTAGCCTGCTCGTCCTGAGTGTGAGCTCTGAATCCCTTTTTCTGTGACTCCTAAAGAAATAAGTCTGgtatcttgttttttttttcttcttgcatAATCATTTTTCACTAGAGTTGCTTAAAGAGAGGCTTATTTTTGTTGCTCTCTGTGATAACAAAGATGGGTGAGAATACTGGCAACCACCTACCTCATAACCAGGTGTTCGATCTTTCCCTTGACATGCCTACTCAAGGCGGCTCCGAGTGGTTCGGTGATAATGGCCGCCTCAAGAGAACTGGTAACTTACTTTTCTTAAAGTAAGAAGTAAGAAAGAGTtgatcccacccaaggtttgatcaaaccttgggtgggatcaACTCTTTCGGCCTTCAGTAAATAAACTTACCGCTTCACTTTGCGTGCTGACTAATGATTCTTTTCATGTCTGATTTTGAACCAGGGAATGTTTGGACTGCAAGTGCTTACATAATAACAGCTGCGATGGGGCCGGGAGTTCTCTCTCTAGCCTGGGCCACAGCTCAGCTTGGATGGATTGTGGGGCCAACTTTCATCTTCGTGTTCTCTTTTGTAACCTACTACACTTCTACTCTTCTGGCTGCGTGTTACCGTTCAGGGGATCCCGTCAATCGCAGCACAAATTATACTTACATGGACGCTGTTCGATCCAACCTTGGTAAATTTCACCACactcaatatttttaatcaatttagcAACTGGGTTTCTCTCAAATATCTGTATCTTTTATCCTCAGGTGGAGCTAAAGTGAAGCTATGTGGGCTTGTTCAATACCTGAATCTTTTTGGTGTGGCCATTGGCTACACAATTGCTTCATCCATTAGCATGATGtaagttttactttatttttgttaattgatgCTCCTAACTTTGCTTTAGTAGTAGCTGAATGAATCTTCTGGTTTTTGGCCAATCAGGGCAATCGAAAGGTCCAACTGCTTTCACAGCAGCGGCGGCAAGAATCCGTGCCATATGAATAGAAGTCTTTATACGATTGGTTTTGGTGTAGCAgagataattttatctcaaattcctGACTTTCATCAGTTATGGTGGCTCTCCATTGTTGCTGCGGTCATGTCCTTCGCTTACTCAACAATTGGTCTCGGCCTTGGCATTGCTAAAATTGCAAGTAATTACAGCTACCTGCATCTGTTTTGCTCTGATTAGATATTTAGGAAATTGTTGGTTATATAGCGAAGCTGACTTGACTTTTTCTGTTTACTTTATTATCAGAAACTGGAACTTTCAGGGGAAGTTTGACTGGTATAAGCATTGGCACCGTAACTAAAACTCAAAAGATCTGGACGGGCTTCCAAGCACTTGGTGACATAGCCTTTGCCTATTCTTACTCCATCATCCTCGTTGAAATTCAGGCATGTAACAGAGAGTGTTTGATatagggaaaatgactattccCACGCAAATTTTAGGCCACTCCTAAACTTACACCCACAGAAGATGAAAAACTCCAATTCCCACTTATAGCAAAActtccattaattttttcttataaatggagggataaaatagtcattttactgtttaaattaaaaagttataaagtgtATTACTCCCACCCCccaaagttttagaaactaacatttcacttttacttaaagtttttaaactttgaaaagtaatatttttacccctaaacctaggattttcatattttttaaaactcaaccgtctctcataactttcaaaaatagcagtttcacccccattattcaacttcatcttccgacaTTGTTTCCGGCCTCCTCTTTCTCATAGTGCAACGGCGATGGTGCGataaagagatcttcatctccttgtcACACGATGCGATAAAGAGACGGAGATCTTTTCGTCACACAATGCGATGAAAAGACATAAATCTTTTTGTCACACCACCCAGATGACGAGGGATGATGTTTTGTCGTCTTTCGTCGCTCATCGCATTATCTAAATGCTACGACGAAAGATAACAAAACatcatcctttgtagtcagagatgggagatcggtggaatgcgtCAACCGTCAGTGGCGGCCAAAGAAAGAAGTAAActttaggggtgaaatctaaacccttcaaactttgaggatgggttgaagtgttagtttttaaaacctggagcgggaaaatgataaattttaaagtttataagtaaaatgacgattttacccctatttttaactgaaattttggaTGGCAGTTTGGCCATGGGTGAGAGTtgaagtttttcatctcccgtgggtgtaggtttgagaatggCCTAAAATTTTGGTGGAatatagtccttttccctttgatGTATTTTACTTTtggaaaattataaacttaCATATGAATAATTGGTATGTAACAGGACACAGTAAAATCCCCACCATCAGaagaaaagataatgaaaaaggCATCACTAGTAAGTGTTGGAGTTACAACTTTATTCTACATGCTCTGTGGCTGCGTTGGCTATGCTGCTTTTGGAGACTCATCACCTAAAAATCTCCTCACTGGTTTCGGATTCTATAACCCATACTGGTTGCTTGACATAGCCAATGCCGCCATTGTTATCCACCATGTTGGAGCATACCAAGTTTTCTGCCAGCCCCTCTTCGCATTCATCGAGAAACAAGCTGCTGCGAGATTTCCAGACAGTGACTTTATcaccaaagaaattaaaatcccAATCCCAGGATGTAGACCCTTCAGTCTCAACCTCTTCCGTTTGGTGTGGAGGACTGGTTTTGTGATCATAACCACTGTGATTTCGATGCTTCTTCCACTCTTTAACGGCGTCTTTGGTCTCCTTGGAGCTCGAGGATATTGGCAACTCACTGTCTATTATCCTGTTGAGATGTACATCGCACAAAAGAAGATACCAAAGTGGAGCATGAAATGGCTTTGCCTCCAAATCCTAAGCTTCGCTTGCCTTGCTATCACCATAGCTGCCGCTGCTGGGTCTATTGCAGGAGTTGTTCTTGACCTGAAGTCTTATAAGCCCTTTGCCACCAACTACTAATCAATTGAATCGAAATGGTAGTCCGCATTCATCAACATTTTCCAAGACAAGGAAGAAATTAGCGATTTCATTTGTCCATTTTCATATTCAATGTTCATATTACGTAAACAGTCATGAATGTCACTGGTATTGCTCTTAGTTTTCTGTTGTTTCATCTTTCAAACAAAAGTAGGACCAATGTATCCATAGTCGTAGAATCCTATAATTCCTGCGTCCTCCTCTAAGCTTATATGTAACTTTGTTTATTTTCCAGATGCAAAAATACGAAGAGTTTGGTAAAAAATGCGATTATGTCTCTGTCTCTGTTCACTTATTCCACATCTGTTTCTTTTTTGTGGTCAACCGATActgaatttatgttattttttagaataattatataatttatttgaaaattataatcaggaaaaaaaaagtatctaTGGAATATCTATTATCAACtatttatttgagaattattcTTTTTAGAAAGAATATATTTTGACTTTGGTTGTTCTTTGCcgttattaaataaaatattgtggAATGCAGTAGATTGAATTTGAGCCATTTTGATCTTCAAAATAAAGAGTACAAAAgtaagagcaatgctatgtatacctatttttggtacataatttatgtacata contains:
- the LOC123214895 gene encoding amino acid permease 3-like; protein product: MGENTGNHLPHNQVFDLSLDMPTQGGSEWFGDNGRLKRTGNVWTASAYIITAAMGPGVLSLAWATAQLGWIVGPTFIFVFSFVTYYTSTLLAACYRSGDPVNRSTNYTYMDAVRSNLGGAKVKLCGLVQYLNLFGVAIGYTIASSISMMAIERSNCFHSSGGKNPCHMNRSLYTIGFGVAEIILSQIPDFHQLWWLSIVAAVMSFAYSTIGLGLGIAKIAKTGTFRGSLTGISIGTVTKTQKIWTGFQALGDIAFAYSYSIILVEIQDTVKSPPSEEKIMKKASLVSVGVTTLFYMLCGCVGYAAFGDSSPKNLLTGFGFYNPYWLLDIANAAIVIHHVGAYQVFCQPLFAFIEKQAAARFPDSDFITKEIKIPIPGCRPFSLNLFRLVWRTGFVIITTVISMLLPLFNGVFGLLGARGYWQLTVYYPVEMYIAQKKIPKWSMKWLCLQILSFACLAITIAAAAGSIAGVVLDLKSYKPFATNY